From a region of the Mercurialis annua linkage group LG1-X, ddMerAnnu1.2, whole genome shotgun sequence genome:
- the LOC126676692 gene encoding NDR1/HIN1-like protein 1, producing the protein MCEKKCDHHDDKKEVYRRILWGVIGIIVIILVVIFLVWVILQPQKPKFILQDATVNALSFSTGTNLLTSNLQLTLSTKNPNERIGIYYEKLDIYGSYRNQQITLATQLPRSYEGHKDITVWSPFLYGNSVPVSPYLGSALSQDLNAGAVLVNIKVDGTLKWKVGSWISRRYRINVNCPAYITFGHGVGIKYQFVLDCSVEVAPS; encoded by the coding sequence ATGTGCGAGAAAAAGTGCGACCACCACGACGATAAGAAGGAAGTGTACCGGAGAATATTGTGGGGGGTTATCGGTATTATTGTGATAATCCTGGTGGTAATCTTCCTTGTATGGGTGATTCTCCAGCCTCAGAAGCCTAAATTCATCCTCCAGGATGCTACTGTCAATGCCTTGAGTTTTTCGACCGGAACTAATTTGCTGACTTCAAATCTTCAGCTAACTCTATCTACTAAAAATCCCAACGAGAGGATTGGGATTTACTACGAAAAGCTTGATATCTACGGATCCTATCGGAACCAACAGATAACCCTCGCCACTCAGTTGCCTAGGAGTTACGAGGGCCATAAAGATATCACTGTTTGGTCCCCTTTCCTTTATGGCAACTCTGTGCCTGTGTCCCCTTATCTAGGTTCTGCTCTGAGCCAGGACCTCAATGCGGGTGCAGTTCTCGTCAATATCAAGGTGGATGGCACCCTCAAATGGAAGGTTGGCTCCTGGATCTCTCGAAGGTATCGTATCAACGTCAATTGTCCTGCTTACATCACTTTTGGCCATGGCGTAGGGATCAAGTATCAGTTTGTTTTGGATTGCTCTGTCGAAGTTGCTCCCAGCTAG
- the LOC126660346 gene encoding probable aspartyl protease At4g16563 yields MVSVSVYLLYSIVFISPLVSSTAVPLSHSWSYETPSQDPVQNLNYLVTTSLARARHLKSPHTTPVFSHSYGGYSVSLSFGTPPQTLPFVLDTGSSFVWFPCTLRYRCNNCSFSSSNSPFIPKHSSSSKIIGCNNPKCSWIHQSDLQCKHCDSATTCSQICPPYLILYGSGTTGGIALSETLRLRGLTVPNFVVGCSVFSSRQPAGIAGFGRGPSSLPTQLGLTKFSYCLISHKFDDTTESSSLVLDLESESDKKTPAFKYTPLVKNPKVEDKPAFSVYYYISLRHISIGGRSVKIPYKYLSPDKDGNGGTIIDSGTTFTYMSSEAFEMVSSEFISQVKHYGRAVMVEELSGLRPCFNVSGAKKLELPEVTLHFKGGADAELPLENYFAFVGGREVACLTVVATASDGESEASGPGIILGNFQMQNFHVEYDLKNERLGFNKESCKPSH; encoded by the coding sequence ATGGTTTCTGTTTCTGTTTACCTGCTCTATTCTATTGTTTTTATATCTCCATTAGTTTCCTCAACTGCCGTACCATTGTCACATTCTTGGTCATATGAAACCCCATCTCAAGATCCCGTGCAAAATCTAAACTATCTAGTCACCACCTCCCTAGCTAGAGCTCGCCACCTGAAGAGTCCCCATACAACTCCAGTGTTTTCACACAGCTATGGAGGCTACTCCGTATCCCTCAGCTTCGGAACTCCACCTCAAACTCTGCCTTTTGTCTTGGACACTGGCAGTAGCTTTGTCTGGTTTCCGTGCACCCTCCGCTACCGCTGCAATAACTGTTCCTTCTCCTCGTCTAACTCACCTTTTATCCCCAAGCATTCCTCATCTTCCAAGATCATCGGATGCAACAATCCCAAATGCTCTTGGATTCACCAATCTGATTTACAGTGTAAACACTGTGATTCTGCTACCACTTGCTCCCAGATCTGCCCACCTTATCTTATCCTCTACGGTTCAGGGACCACCGGAGGCATTGCGCTATCAGAGACTCTCCGTCTCCGAGGCCTAACGGTCCCAAACTTTGTTGTCGGTTGTTCCGTTTTCTCTTCCCGCCAACCCGCAGGGATAGCCGGTTTTGGCCGCGGTCCTTCTTCTCTTCCCACGCAACTTGGTCTCACCAAGTTCTCTTACTGCTTAATCTCTCATAAATTCGACGACACCACAGAGAGCAGCTCTCTGGTTCTGGATTTGGAATCCGAATCTGATAAGAAAACTCCCGCATTCAAGTACACGCCTTTAGTTAAGAACCCCAAAGTCGAAGACAAGCCGGCATTCTCTGTCTACTACTACATCAGTCTCCGGCATATCAGCATTGGCGGCCGCAGTGTGAAGATCCCCTACAAGTATCTGTCGCCGGATAAAGATGGCAACGGTGGAACCATCATTGACTCGGGGACGACGTTCACATACATGTCCAGCGAGGCCTTTGAGATGGTGAGCAGTGAGTTCATTTCTCAAGTGAAGCATTATGGAAGAGCTGTGATGGTGGAAGAACTGAGCGGGTTAAGGCCTTGTTTCAATGTTTCTGGAGCTAAAAAGCTGGAGCTACCGGAGGTGACCCTTCATTTTAAGGGCGGTGCTGATGCGGAACTGCCTTTGGAGAACTATTTTGCGTTTGTTGGAGGCAGGGAGGTGGCTTGCTTGACTGTGGTGGCGACTGCGAGTGATGGGGAGAGTGAGGCAAGCGGGCCAGGCATTATACTGGGGAATTTTCAGATGCAGAATTTTCATGTGGAGTATGATTTGAAGAACGAGAGGTTAGGCTTCAACAAAGAGTCTTGCAAACCATCTCATTAG
- the LOC126660357 gene encoding glutenin, low molecular weight subunit 1D1-like, which translates to MQQQPFSPTQQQPFSPMHIQQQHLQQWGNPPPWTQWQSWGTPPCPYPTTGWPRQPSPYRQQQTGLLGPRPQQAHVAAAISPPSYAPTDIQEAMHTLSISPPDAHWFMDTGATSHMTANGGFSDRNASNEM; encoded by the exons ATGCAACAACAACCGTTCAGTCCCACGCAACAACAACCGTTTAGTCCCATGCACATCCAACAACAACATTTGCAACAGTGGGGAAATCCACCTCCATGGACTCAGTGGCAATCTTGGGGAACGCCACCCTGCCCATACCCAACTACTGGCTGGCCAAGGCAGCCATCTCCTTATAGACAGCAGCAAACCGGATTATTGGGTCCTAGGCCTCAGCAGGCTCATGTTGCCGCAGCTATATCACCTCCTTCTTATGCTCCAACAGATATTCAAGAGGCCATGCACACTCTGTCTATTTCCCCTCCCGATGCTCACTGGTTTATGGACACCGGTGCCACATCACACATGACCGCAAATGGAG GATTTTCAGACAGGAATGCCTCTAATGAGATGTAA
- the LOC126660370 gene encoding uncharacterized protein LOC126660370: protein MGNKPVAAKQEKEEILLKIVPPVDCAYVRWLARDLEMIHGYVPRNCTALKPPDHYIEIMRLNGWLDVALDDPDLAHLFK, encoded by the coding sequence ATGGGAAACAAGCCTGTGGCTGCAAAGCAAGAAAAAGAGGAGATTCTTTTGAAAATCGTTCCTCCGGTGGACTGTGCTTATGTTCGCTGGCTTGCTCGTGATCTGGAGATGATTCATGGATATGTCCCGAGAAATTGCACTGCTTTGAAGCCGCCGGATCATTATATTGAAATCATGCGCTTGAATGGATGGTTAGATGTGGCGTTGGATGATCCTGATCTGGCTCATTTGTTCAAGTGA
- the LOC126660283 gene encoding transcription factor E2FB isoform X1, with the protein MSNSQPPNPQPRLNPMVMQSNSPQQLAFSSRKPPFLHPGDYHRFSSAAPLPDRQAEAILLKSPPPPLKRKSDAADHEAESSEWHTGPGYMEVVNSPLQTPVSGKGGKVPKISRLPKSNKLGPQNAGSNGSPGNNVTLTGPCRYDSSLGLLTKKFINLIKHAEDGILDLNKAADTLEVQKRRIYDITNVLEGIGLIEKKLKNRIQWKGLDVSRPGEADDSVSLQTEVENRTVEERKLDEQIREMQERLRDLSEDENNQKWLFVTEEDIKNLPCFQNETLIAIKAPHGTTLEVPDPDEQAVDCPQRRYRIVLRSAMGPIDVYLVSQFVEKFEEIHGAEPPLSYPSSSGLNENAAPKAVPGESRGKEIEMQGEDAYKMCSELSTSQDFVSGIMKIVPTDVDSDADYWLLSDAGVSITDMWRTEGGVEWTEFDTLHHDGYGIANASTRQPQTPPSSAAEIPCNANAAAG; encoded by the exons ATGTCGAATTCTCAACCTCCGAATCCGCAGCCACGCCTAAACCCTATGGTGATGCAGAGTAATTCTCCACAGCAGCTGGCTTTCTCCTCTCGGAAGCCCCCTTTTCTGCATCCCGGTGACTACCACCGCTTTTCCTCCGCTGCTCCTCTCCCCGATCGTCAAGCCGAAGCCATCCTTCTTAAATCCCCTCCTCCT CCACTAAAGCGGAAGAGCGATGCAGCAGATCATGAAGCTGAGTCCAGTGAGTGGCACACCGGTCCTGGTTACATGGAAGTAGTTAACAGTCCCCTGCAGACACCTGTATCTGGAAAAGGTGGAAAAGTTCCTAAAATATCAAGGCTTCCAAAGAGCAATAAATTAGGACCTCAGAATGCTGGTTCAAATG GTTCTCCTGGAAACAATGTTACTCTGACTGGTCCCTGTCGTTATGACAGCTCGCTAG GTCTCTTGACAAAAAAGTTCATCAATTTGATCAAACATGCGGAAGATGGAATTCTTGATCTTAACAAAGCTGCAGACACTTTAGAG GTGCAAAAGCGGCGGATATATGATATAACAAATGTTCTAGAAGGCATTGGTCTTATTGAAAAGAAGCTGAAGAACAGAATTCAGTGGAA GGGACTTGATGTCTCAAGGCCAGGGGAAGCAGATGATAGTGTTAGTTTACAG ACAGAAGTTGAAAACCGTACTGTCGAGGAGCGCAAATTAGATGAACAAATAAG AGAAATGCAAGAACGATTGAGGGACCTTAGTGAAGATGAAAATAATCAAAA GTGGCTTTTCGTCACTGAGGAGGACATCAAGAATTTACCATGTTTCCAG AATGAAACCTTGATTGCAATTAAAGCTCCACATGGAACCACTTTGGAAGTCCCAGATCCGGATGAG CAGGCTGTTGACTGTCCCCAGAGGAGATACCGGATAGTCCTAAGAAGTGCAATGGGTCCAATAGATGTTTATCTCGTCAG TCAATTTGTGGAGAAGTTTGAGGAGATTCATGGTGCTGAGCCACCTCTAAGTTATCCGTCAAGTTCAGGATTGAATGAAAATGCTGCACCTAAAGCAGTCCCAGGGGAGAGCAGAGGAAAGGAGATTGAAATGCAGGGAGAAGATGCTTACAAAATGTGCTCAGAACTCAGCACATCACAGGACTTTGTGAGTGGGATCATGAAGATTGTTCCCACAGATGTAGAT AGTGATGCAGACTACTGGCTTTTATCAGATGCTGGCGTTAGTATTACAGACATGTGGCGCACTGAAG GTGGGGTAGAATGGACTGAGTTCGATACGCTTCACCATGATGGCTACGGAATAGCAAATGCCAGCACACGTCAACCCCAAACTCCACCATCAAGTGCAGCAGAAATACCCTGTA
- the LOC126660283 gene encoding transcription factor E2FB isoform X2, translating to MSNSQPPNPQPRLNPMVMQSNSPQQLAFSSRKPPFLHPGDYHRFSSAAPLPDRQAEAILLKSPPPPLKRKSDAADHEAESSEWHTGPGYMEVVNSPLQTPVSGKGGKVPKISRLPKSNKLGPQNAGSNGSPGNNVTLTGPCRYDSSLGLLTKKFINLIKHAEDGILDLNKAADTLEVQKRRIYDITNVLEGIGLIEKKLKNRIQWKGLDVSRPGEADDSVSLQTEVENRTVEERKLDEQIREMQERLRDLSEDENNQKWLFVTEEDIKNLPCFQNETLIAIKAPHGTTLEVPDPDEAVDCPQRRYRIVLRSAMGPIDVYLVSQFVEKFEEIHGAEPPLSYPSSSGLNENAAPKAVPGESRGKEIEMQGEDAYKMCSELSTSQDFVSGIMKIVPTDVDSDADYWLLSDAGVSITDMWRTEGGVEWTEFDTLHHDGYGIANASTRQPQTPPSSAAEIPCNANAAAG from the exons ATGTCGAATTCTCAACCTCCGAATCCGCAGCCACGCCTAAACCCTATGGTGATGCAGAGTAATTCTCCACAGCAGCTGGCTTTCTCCTCTCGGAAGCCCCCTTTTCTGCATCCCGGTGACTACCACCGCTTTTCCTCCGCTGCTCCTCTCCCCGATCGTCAAGCCGAAGCCATCCTTCTTAAATCCCCTCCTCCT CCACTAAAGCGGAAGAGCGATGCAGCAGATCATGAAGCTGAGTCCAGTGAGTGGCACACCGGTCCTGGTTACATGGAAGTAGTTAACAGTCCCCTGCAGACACCTGTATCTGGAAAAGGTGGAAAAGTTCCTAAAATATCAAGGCTTCCAAAGAGCAATAAATTAGGACCTCAGAATGCTGGTTCAAATG GTTCTCCTGGAAACAATGTTACTCTGACTGGTCCCTGTCGTTATGACAGCTCGCTAG GTCTCTTGACAAAAAAGTTCATCAATTTGATCAAACATGCGGAAGATGGAATTCTTGATCTTAACAAAGCTGCAGACACTTTAGAG GTGCAAAAGCGGCGGATATATGATATAACAAATGTTCTAGAAGGCATTGGTCTTATTGAAAAGAAGCTGAAGAACAGAATTCAGTGGAA GGGACTTGATGTCTCAAGGCCAGGGGAAGCAGATGATAGTGTTAGTTTACAG ACAGAAGTTGAAAACCGTACTGTCGAGGAGCGCAAATTAGATGAACAAATAAG AGAAATGCAAGAACGATTGAGGGACCTTAGTGAAGATGAAAATAATCAAAA GTGGCTTTTCGTCACTGAGGAGGACATCAAGAATTTACCATGTTTCCAG AATGAAACCTTGATTGCAATTAAAGCTCCACATGGAACCACTTTGGAAGTCCCAGATCCGGATGAG GCTGTTGACTGTCCCCAGAGGAGATACCGGATAGTCCTAAGAAGTGCAATGGGTCCAATAGATGTTTATCTCGTCAG TCAATTTGTGGAGAAGTTTGAGGAGATTCATGGTGCTGAGCCACCTCTAAGTTATCCGTCAAGTTCAGGATTGAATGAAAATGCTGCACCTAAAGCAGTCCCAGGGGAGAGCAGAGGAAAGGAGATTGAAATGCAGGGAGAAGATGCTTACAAAATGTGCTCAGAACTCAGCACATCACAGGACTTTGTGAGTGGGATCATGAAGATTGTTCCCACAGATGTAGAT AGTGATGCAGACTACTGGCTTTTATCAGATGCTGGCGTTAGTATTACAGACATGTGGCGCACTGAAG GTGGGGTAGAATGGACTGAGTTCGATACGCTTCACCATGATGGCTACGGAATAGCAAATGCCAGCACACGTCAACCCCAAACTCCACCATCAAGTGCAGCAGAAATACCCTGTA
- the LOC126660283 gene encoding transcription factor E2FB isoform X3 — protein sequence MSNSQPPNPQPRLNPMVMQSNSPQQLAFSSRKPPFLHPGDYHRFSSAAPLPDRQAEAILLKSPPPPLKRKSDAADHEAESSEWHTGPGYMEVVNSPLQTPVSGKGGKVPKISRLPKSNKLGPQNAGSNGSPGNNVTLTGPCRYDSSLGLLTKKFINLIKHAEDGILDLNKAADTLEVQKRRIYDITNVLEGIGLIEKKLKNRIQWKGLDVSRPGEADDSVSLQTEVENRTVEERKLDEQIREMQERLRDLSEDENNQKWLFVTEEDIKNLPCFQNETLIAIKAPHGTTLEVPDPDEQAVDCPQRRYRIVLRSAMGPIDVYLVSQFVEKFEEIHGAEPPLSYPSSSGLNENAAPKAVPGESRGKEIEMQGEDAYKMCSELSTSQDFVSGIMKIVPTDVDLEFSILFILAPKSTIVSLLKKLEEMGFPE from the exons ATGTCGAATTCTCAACCTCCGAATCCGCAGCCACGCCTAAACCCTATGGTGATGCAGAGTAATTCTCCACAGCAGCTGGCTTTCTCCTCTCGGAAGCCCCCTTTTCTGCATCCCGGTGACTACCACCGCTTTTCCTCCGCTGCTCCTCTCCCCGATCGTCAAGCCGAAGCCATCCTTCTTAAATCCCCTCCTCCT CCACTAAAGCGGAAGAGCGATGCAGCAGATCATGAAGCTGAGTCCAGTGAGTGGCACACCGGTCCTGGTTACATGGAAGTAGTTAACAGTCCCCTGCAGACACCTGTATCTGGAAAAGGTGGAAAAGTTCCTAAAATATCAAGGCTTCCAAAGAGCAATAAATTAGGACCTCAGAATGCTGGTTCAAATG GTTCTCCTGGAAACAATGTTACTCTGACTGGTCCCTGTCGTTATGACAGCTCGCTAG GTCTCTTGACAAAAAAGTTCATCAATTTGATCAAACATGCGGAAGATGGAATTCTTGATCTTAACAAAGCTGCAGACACTTTAGAG GTGCAAAAGCGGCGGATATATGATATAACAAATGTTCTAGAAGGCATTGGTCTTATTGAAAAGAAGCTGAAGAACAGAATTCAGTGGAA GGGACTTGATGTCTCAAGGCCAGGGGAAGCAGATGATAGTGTTAGTTTACAG ACAGAAGTTGAAAACCGTACTGTCGAGGAGCGCAAATTAGATGAACAAATAAG AGAAATGCAAGAACGATTGAGGGACCTTAGTGAAGATGAAAATAATCAAAA GTGGCTTTTCGTCACTGAGGAGGACATCAAGAATTTACCATGTTTCCAG AATGAAACCTTGATTGCAATTAAAGCTCCACATGGAACCACTTTGGAAGTCCCAGATCCGGATGAG CAGGCTGTTGACTGTCCCCAGAGGAGATACCGGATAGTCCTAAGAAGTGCAATGGGTCCAATAGATGTTTATCTCGTCAG TCAATTTGTGGAGAAGTTTGAGGAGATTCATGGTGCTGAGCCACCTCTAAGTTATCCGTCAAGTTCAGGATTGAATGAAAATGCTGCACCTAAAGCAGTCCCAGGGGAGAGCAGAGGAAAGGAGATTGAAATGCAGGGAGAAGATGCTTACAAAATGTGCTCAGAACTCAGCACATCACAGGACTTTGTGAGTGGGATCATGAAGATTGTTCCCACAGATGTAGAT TTGGAGTTTAGCATTCTGTTTATACTTGCACCTAAAAGTACTATTGTTTCTCTGCTAAAAAAACTAGAGGAAATGGGTTTTCCAG AGTGA